A single window of Debaryomyces hansenii CBS767 chromosome F complete sequence DNA harbors:
- a CDS encoding DEHA2F13530p (weakly similar to uniprot|P53067 Saccharomyces cerevisiae YGL241W KAP114 Karyopherin responsible for nuclear import of Spt15p), translating into MEHTQIVLNVVVNQNNPDNNIRKNAEIEFNHMCGQDPSSVIYVLNQSSLNEELPIDLRQSCLLHLRRMVPKYWSLAFQSFVGPPINQELKQMVRQSSIQLATSSNNSKLRSGSSYVIVQIAASDYPDEWPDLLNQLFMSTTNYGNRNAMIGGLTVLNDLFDDLISEDQFWDGGVGGELTNHIIKLLNNETIEFDIKTTCIKLYQSILNVLQSPESFTSEQRKTSVYQHVTSSVDLFVSLLDKSITSSISTAGSPVMLSPIYFRTYIYKTLNSFLGSFNRRIVLNVKQSIMGLILKDFKHVSKYYKSVVVSEDNDTAIATTPDLSSPIEVLSNLIIELMSTVSVLQNDIHISDDMNALHEFIQDLIECSVLPREAIQQYESDFNVYVTDITGLSSTTSVRDSINELFSELNDQDASLVFNLIIQYMTSADNSKWELKECYLYLFESLLMNEDSTHIGKDAPLTDLLNIATKVISYENSIENHPLVTSRCFLLLPKFFSKFEDELSLDSFGIKAFVDMIKFTSNYNGDDDLFSLVKVSVLVSCTFYKQLLNFEKSLDSSTRQEVQLAIFQMTLSLVEESEEDSLPALLEAITVGIDLDNEYASKAVVSDGTSVIGLIFKISFQDSANLQLTVDSSECLRALLGDISITDYMISCEKSLPFILSIIQNSLAAGNAEYSPDLDLALELLSVIIDSSPDNSEFPNEVFNYTFPVLNKLILLSTDDQILQSAGQVFNNILQKASKSFIDYTDAEAKKSGMDLLLTIVSKFLSPDLSDSAAMDCGSIVLSLINKFQSYLSNDFLMQILEATVRRVVSAKEVITIENLIMVFCNLVLTSSADMINFLSNDIKLQDPKTGENKSGLALVLPIWFSSFEITRGYEKIKQNTLALGKIFTLNSESVQSLIVDGDIIPYQGELIRTRSMTKAMPDQYTQITAPQKILKLLISELNFQCQQPNANDYLPEVGDDGEDDDGGDDGWEDMDDIGVPNYEKLKSYVDSDHDEEYDDQKGNDDLKIILVQFFKECTAKNLGNFQKYYELLDDDEKKILTENIAF; encoded by the coding sequence ATGGAACACACCCAGATTGTTTTAAATGTGGTGGTTAACCAAAATAACCCAGACAACAACATTCGAAAGAATGCTGAAATAGAATTCAATCATATGTGTGGCCAGGATCCATCTTCAGTGATTTATGTCTTGAATCAACTGTCgttaaatgaagaattgcCGATAGATCTTAGACAATCATGTCTATTACATTTACGGAGAATGGTTCCTAAGTATTGGTCGTTGGCATTCCAATCATTTGTTGGACCACCAATCaatcaagaattgaagcaGATGGTCAGGCAAAGTTCTATTCAATTGGCAACTTCAAGTAATAATTCCAAACTCAGATCGGGAAGTTCATATGTTATTGTTCAAATTGCAGCCTCTGATTATCCTGATGAATGGCCGGATTTGttgaatcaattatttATGCTGACAACTAACTATGGCAATAGAAACGCAATGATCGGTGGGTTGACTGTTTTGAATGACTTGTTTGATGACTTGATTTCTGAAGACCAGTTCTGGGACGGTGGTGTAGGTGGTGAATTGACCAATCATATTATCAAGTTGTTAAATAACGAGACgattgaatttgatatcaAGACCACTTGTATCAAGTTGTACCAGAGCATCTTAAATGTGTTACAAAGTCCTGAATCATTCACAAGTGAACAGAGAAAAACTTCAGTTTACCAGCATGTAACATCATCAGTAGATTTATTTGTGTCCCTCTTGGATAAATCTATTACATCTTCGATTTCTACAGCTGGTAGCCCGGTAATGTTAAGTCCTATTTATTTCAGAACGtatatttacaaaacttTGAATAGCTTCTTGGGTAGTTTCAACAGGAGAATTGTTTTAAATGTTAAACAATCTATAATGGGACTCATATTAAAGGATTTTAAGCATGTATCGAAGTATTATAAAAGTGTTGTGGTATCGGAGGATAACGATACAGCGATTGCAACCACTCCTGATTTATCGCTGCCTATCGAAGTTCTTTCAAACTTAATCATCGAGCTTATGCTGACGGTATCTGTATTACAAAATgatattcatatttcagACGACATGAATGCTTTACatgaatttattcaagACTTAATTGAATGTTCAGTGTTGCCACGAGAAGCTATTCAACAGTATGAATCTGACTTCAATGTATATGTAACTGATATAACTGGCTTATCTTCAACCACGTCAGTGCGTGATTCgatcaatgaattattttctgAATTGAATGATCAGGATGCAAGCCTAGTGTTCAATTTAATTATCCAGTATATGACTTCTGCAGATAATTCTAAGTGGGAGTTAAAGGAATGctatttgtatttatttgaaagtttattgatgaatgaAGATTCCACTCATATTGGAAAAGATGCACCTTTAAcagatttattaaatattgcAACAAAAGTCATATCGTATGAGAATTCTATTGAAAATCATCCGTTAGTTACTTCTAGGTGCTTTTTACTCTTaccaaaatttttttcaaaatttgaagatgaattatcaCTTGACAGTTTCGGTATTAAAGCTTTTGTGGATATGATCAAATTTACTTCTAACTATAAtggtgatgatgatttattttctttggtTAAGGTTAGTGTATTAGTCAGTTGTACATTCTATAAacaattgttgaattttgaaaagtcACTCGATTCTTCTACCAGACAAGAAGTTCAATTAGCTATTTTCCAGATGACTTTGTCATTAGTTgaagaaagtgaagaagataGTTTGCCAGCATTATTGGAAGCAATCACTGTTGGAATAGACCTAGATAATGAATATGCATCAAAAGCCGTTGTTTCGGATGGAACGAGTGTTATAGgattaatttttaaaatctcTTTCCAAGACTCTGCCAATCTCCAATTAACGGTCGATTCTTCAGAATGTTTAAGAGCTTTATTAGGTGATATATCAATTACTGATTACATGATAAGCTGCGAAAAGTCATTGCCATTTATCTTATCTATAATTCAGAATTCTCTCGCCGCTGGAAACGCTGAATATTCACCTGATTTAGACTTGGCATTGGAATTGCTCAGCGTTATCATTGATTCCTCGCCTGACAACTCTGAATTTCCTAATGAAGTTTTCAATTACACATTTCCAGTTTTGAACAAGTTGATTCTTCTCTCAACTGATGACCAAATATTACAGAGTGCTGGCCAGGTGTTTAACAACATATTACAAAAagcatcaaaatcatttatagACTACACTGATGCCGAGGCTAAGAAATCCGGAATGGATCTATTATTAACAATTGTCTCCAAATTCCTCTCGCCTGATTTATCAGATAGTGCTGCAATGGACTGTGGCTCTATTgtattatcattgattaaCAAATTCCAATCATATTTAAGCAATGATTTCTTGATGCAAATTCTCGAAGCAACCGTTCGAAGAGTTGTATCTGCAAAAGAAGTCATTACTATTGAAAACTTAATCATGGTATTTTGTAACTTAGTTCTAACTTCATCAGCGGATAtgattaattttttgagCAATGATATTAAGCTTCAAGATCCTAAAACGGGAGAAAACAAATCAGGACTTGCGCTTGTTTTACCTATATGGTTCCTGTCCTTCGAAATAACAAGAGgatatgaaaaaattaaacaaaatacTTTAGCGTTAGGCAAAATTTTTACATTAAATTCGGAAAGTGTTCAATCGTTGATTGTCGATGGTGACATTATTCCATATCAGGGAGAGTTAATTCGTACGAGGTCCATGACAAAGGCGATGCCAGATCAGTATACTCAGATTACAGCGCCAcaaaagattttgaaactTTTAATCAGCGAATTGAACTTCCAGTGTCAACAACCAAATGCTAATGATTATTTGCCTGAAGTAGGCGATGATGgagaagatgatgatggaGGCGATGATGGATGGGAAGATATGGACGATATTGGGGTACCAAATTAtgagaaattgaaatcttATGTTGACTCAGATCATGACGAAGAGTATGATGACCAGAAAGgtaatgatgatttgaaaattattttggtccaatttttcaaagaatgCACTGCAAAAAATTTAGGTAACTTCCAGAAATACTACGAACTAttggatgatgatgagaagaaaattttaacTGAGAATATTGCTTTTTAG
- a CDS encoding DEHA2F13552p (similar to uniprot|P40515 Saccharomyces cerevisiae YIL065C FIS1 Mitochondrial outer membrane protein involved in membrane fission): MFGKSTYPALEELQESLSSEQLRILKDQVESEGQDPAPQSQFNYAWGLIKSSNYKMQQQGISILSELYRDVPSMRRECLYYLALGSYKIGDYSNATRYADTLLKNEPENKQAQDLKKSIHEKVTQEGLIGIGIAGGALAVGVGILGALLRKKR, encoded by the coding sequence ATGTTTGGTAAGTCAACATACCCAGCGTTAGAAGAACTTCAAGAACTGCTTTCATCTGAGCAATTACGGATTTTAAAAGACCAGGTGGAATCAGAAGGGCAGGATCCAGCTCCACAGTCACAATTCAATTATGCATGGGGTTTGATTAAATCGTCAAACTATAAAATGCAACAACAGGGAATAAGCATATTATCCGAACTATACCGTGATGTTCCATCAATGAGACGAGAATGTTTATATTATCTAGCCTTAGGCTCTTACAAAATTGGAGATTACAGCAATGCTACGAGATACGCAGACACACTCTTGAAGAATGAACCAGAGAACAAGCAAGCACAGgacttgaagaaatctATACATGAAAAGGTGACGCAGGAAGGTTTGATAGGTATAGGTATTGCCGGAGGTGCCCTTGCTGTAGGAGTCGGTATTCTCGGTGCATTATTGAGGAAGAAACGTTAG
- a CDS encoding DEHA2F13574p (similar to uniprot|P53065 Saccharomyces cerevisiae YGL243W TAD1 tRNA-specific adenosine deaminase) gives MNHSSLADRISEVIVNNFNGLNIKSGKPTVRSNGVQEWTVLAGLVALIYDTNDTEEPEIYPITIATGVKALPNRFREFSEGAMVHDLHAEILAIRLFNWFLLDECSKLVDKDVENVSKIIERNKYSQFKLKDGIKLALLVTEPPCGDASISYLADNLDNKVPWKEDITNPRKRQKLDSDMEVIRGRTNFDKKGIVRTKPGRSDSVITLSKSCSDKLCMKQLIGITNAITSLLFPEGINLDYLVLPKDKLKEDDINRCFDHRFIKKLEGENNIHPLKVIGYNKDDYQFHKPKKHSPDVPSQLSLLHVIPSKFTQVLNNGVKNGSFIKNKRPKANGESIICNKQLYKKAHILLNQDAATYVGLKKTNTRRQALKKRGRETLIDWVSTDTDDFDLQ, from the coding sequence ATGAATCATTCGTCCCTTGCTGATAGAATATCGGAGGTAATTGTTAATAACTTCAATGGCTTAAATATAAAGTCGGGGAAGCCTACAGTTAGGTCGAACGGTGTACAAGAATGGACAGTCTTAGCAGGTTTAGTTGCGTTAATATATGACACAAATGATACAGAAGAGCCTGAAATATACCCAATAACTATAGCTACGGGTGTGAAGGCATTACCTAACAGATTTAGGGAATTTTCTGAAGGTGCCATGGTCCATGATCTACATGCTGAAATTTTAGCCATAAGGCTCTTTAATTGGtttttattagatgaatGCTCTAAATTGGTAGACaaagatgttgaaaatgTCAGCAAAATAATTGAAAGAAACAAGTACTCTCAATTCAAACTTAAAGACGGTATTAAGCTAGCATTACTTGTGACAGAACCACCCTGTGGAGATGCGTCCATCAGTTATTTGGCAGATAACCTAGACAATAAAGTGCCTTGGAAAGAAGATATAACGAATCCTCGTAAAAGACAGAAGCTCGATTCAGATATGGAAGTGATACGAGGACGAACGAATTTCGATAAAAAAGGGATCGTAAGAACTAAACCAGGTAGATCTGACAGTGTAATAACATTAAGCAAATCATGCTCCGATAAACTTTGCATGAAACAACTCATAGGGATAACAAACGCTATCACAAGTCTTTTGTTTCCAGAGGGAATAAATCTTGACTATTTGGTTTTGCCAAAGGACAAGCTTAAGGAAGACGACATAAATAGATGTTTCGACCACAGGTTTATTAAAAAGCTTGAAGGagaaaataatatccaTCCTCTCAAAGTAATAGgatataataaagatgattATCAATTCCATAAGCCGAAGAAACATTCACCAGATGTCCCGTCACAACTATCCTTATTACACGTTATACCGTCGAAATTTACACAAGTTCTAAATAATGGGGTTAAGAATGGCAGtttcatcaaaaataaGCGTCCGAAGGCAAACGGAGAGAGTATAATCTGTAACAAGCAACTATATAAGAAAGCTCATATTCTACTTAATCAGGACGCCGCCACATATGTTGGCTTAAAGAAGACAAATACTAGGAGACAGGCGTTAAAGAAACGGGGGAGGGAGACCCTCATCGATTGGGTTTCGACTGATACGGATGATTTTGACTTACAGTGA
- a CDS encoding DEHA2F13596p (similar to uniprot|P53066 Saccharomyces cerevisiae YGL242C), with product MTDETTIEGASYSEQLLECARRNNTELLLTIKVELNNDQEKLSNLINSTRELITNNTSLHLACQFGNWEFIDIVLDIEGVEIDPKNREGDTPLHLAVKYTINEPEHGYFIIDNLLDAGSDPRISDKHNLKPIDYVNKDNEKLRELLESAEYALSMEFTEEEQLEAYEADQNGGEEDEGSASDSD from the coding sequence ATGACGGACGAAACGACTATTGAAGGGGCATCATATTCGGAACAGCTTTTAGAGTGTGCAAGACGAAACAACACGGAATTGTTATTAACTATTAAagttgaattgaataatgaccaagagaaattatcaaatttgattaattcgACTCGTGAATTAATCACTAATAACACGTCGTTGCATTTAGCGTGCCAGTTTGGTAATTGGGAATTCATAGACATAGTTTTAGATATAGAGGGAGTTGAAATAGACCCAAAGAATAGAGAAGGTGACACCCCGTTACATTTGGCAGTTAAGTACACGATTAATGAACCAGAACACggttatttcattatcgATAATCTCTTGGATGCCGGGTCTGATCCAAGAATTAGCGATAAACACAACTTGAAACCTATTGATTACGTTAacaaagataatgaaaaactCAGAGAATTGTTGGAAAGTGCTGAATATGCACTTTCAATGGAATTTACCGAAGAAGAACAGCTAGAAGCATACGAAGCGGATCAAAATGGCGGCGAAGAGGACGAAGGGTCAGCTTCTGATTCAGACTAA
- a CDS encoding DEHA2F13618p (highly similar to uniprot|P46969 Saccharomyces cerevisiae YJL121C RPE1 D-ribulose-5-Phosphate 3-epimerase), translating to MVKSIIAPSILASDFANLGCNCHRMYDSGADWLHIDVMDGHFVPNISMGPPIIDSLRKEIPRSETKASFFDCHMMVSEPEKWVPEIAKAGGDQYTFHYESTKDPVALVKLIKSHGMKAACAVKPGTPVDVLYPLAEDLDMALVMTVEPGFGGQKFMPEMMPKVESLRQKFPELNIQVDGGLGHETIPAAAEAGANVIVAGTAVFKAQDPKEMIQLLRNAVNKNLKSRGLLDE from the coding sequence ATGGTCAAGTCTATTATAGCCCCATCGATTTTGGCATCTGATTTCGCTAATTTAGGATGCAATTGTCATCGTATGTATGATTCTGGAGCAGATTGGTTACACATTGACGTTATGGATGGACATTTTGTTCCAAACATTTCGATGGGACCACCAATCATTGATAGTTTAAGAAAGGAAATTCCAAGATCAGAAACCAAGGCCAGCTTTTTTGATTGCCATATGATGGTTTCTGAACCGGAAAAATGGGTCCCGGAAATAGCAAAGGCTGGTGGTGATCAATACACCTTCCACTACGAATCCACCAAGGATCCGGTTGCATTGGtcaaattgatcaaatcgCATGGTATGAAGGCTGCATGCGCTGTTAAGCCAGGTACACCTGTTGATGTCTTGTATCCATTGGCTGAAGACTTGGATATGGCATTAGTCATGACCGTGGAGCCAGGGTTTGGTGGTCAGAAGTTCATGCCCGAAATGATGCCTAAAGTGGAATCTTTGAGACAAAAATTCCCAGAATTGAACATTCAAGTCGATGGTGGTTTAGGACACGAGACTATTCCAGCAGCTGCTGAAGCTGGTGCAAACGTGATTGTTGCCGGTACTGCGGTTTTCAAAGCCCAAGATCCAAAAGAAATGATCCAGCTTTTAAGAAACGCTGTTaacaagaatttgaaatctcGGGGTTTACTTGACGAATGA
- a CDS encoding DEHA2F13640p (similar to uniprot|P47019 Saccharomyces cerevisiae YJL122W): MPSRNSINKPKDKLQRNSHASSIGKKRSARARNGIVTKSSTPRYETDSNAAPKATESKAIALYNGATTPTGVIINNTLSNKRSKKIARNKKYIAKRNEKLNIDLLADQEQMEVDEETEKEEQTKAKNQTKLDKIKEVLWAAVEDRVSEGLKVSSGTDGNGTTLGVQAF; the protein is encoded by the coding sequence ATGCCATCCAGAAACTCCATTAATAAGCCTAAGGATAAGCTTCAACGTAATAGTCATGCATCTTCTATCGGAAAGAAGAGATCTGCCCGTGCTAGAAATGGTATTGTTACCAAGTCATCTACTCCTCGTTACGAGACAGATTCTAATGCAGCTCCTAAAGCAACTGAATCTAAGGCTATTGCATTATACAATGGAGCTACAACTCCAACAGGAGtgattatcaataatactTTATCCAATAAGAGATCAAAGAAGATTGCTAGAAATAAGAAGTACATAGCTAAGAGGAacgaaaaattgaatattgatCTTTTAGCAGACCAAGAACAAATGGAAGTAGACGAAGAAACtgagaaagaagaacaaaCTAAGGCCAAGAATCAGACCAAGTTAGACAAAATCAAGGAAGTCTTGTGGGCTGCTGTTGAAGATAGAGTCAGTGAAGGATTGAAGGTCAGCTCTGGTACAGATGGAAACGGTACCACCTTAGGAGTGCAAGCATTTTAA